One region of Oscillatoria salina IIICB1 genomic DNA includes:
- a CDS encoding TIGR00266 family protein: MADVIDYQIYGNDMQLVEIELDPGEGVRAEVGTMTYMEDGIMMQTNTGGGLFSGFKRMLTGEGFFITTFANSGTRKSRVGFAAPYPGQIIPLDLAKVGGQFLCQKDSFLCAAKGIDIDIAFTKRIGAGFFGGEGFILQKLTGDGLAFVHAGGAIIEKNLMPGERIRVDTGCIVAFSPSVNYDIQFVGGFRNALFGGEGLFLANLTGPGKLYLQSMPFSKLADRILAHLPTPSSTS, translated from the coding sequence ATGGCTGACGTAATCGATTATCAAATCTACGGGAACGATATGCAACTCGTAGAAATTGAACTCGATCCAGGCGAAGGAGTGCGAGCAGAAGTTGGTACAATGACCTACATGGAAGACGGCATAATGATGCAAACCAATACAGGTGGCGGTCTTTTTTCCGGCTTCAAACGAATGCTAACCGGAGAAGGTTTTTTTATCACTACCTTCGCTAACAGTGGCACAAGAAAATCTCGCGTTGGTTTTGCTGCGCCTTATCCCGGTCAAATTATTCCTTTAGACTTAGCAAAGGTAGGAGGTCAATTTTTATGTCAAAAAGACTCATTCCTTTGTGCAGCCAAAGGTATTGATATTGATATCGCCTTTACTAAACGCATCGGGGCTGGTTTTTTTGGTGGAGAAGGTTTTATCTTACAAAAATTAACAGGTGACGGACTTGCTTTTGTCCACGCAGGCGGTGCAATAATCGAAAAAAACTTAATGCCTGGTGAAAGAATTCGTGTAGATACTGGCTGTATTGTGGCATTTTCGCCGTCTGTCAACTACGACATTCAATTTGTTGGTGGTTTTCGTAATGCTTTGTTTGGTGGTGAAGGTTTGTTTTTAGCCAACTTAACTGGACCAGGAAAACTGTACTTACAAAGTATGCCTTTCTCTAAACTAGCCGATCGCATTCTCGCTCATCTACCCACACCTAGTAGCACCAGCTAG
- a CDS encoding DUF2382 domain-containing protein, which translates to MALAKVADYYPNYKREIFNGKDIKGFDVYAGTTNEKIGTVHDALVDETGRFRYFVIDTGFWIFGKKVLLPIGNSRIDYDRGNVYALSLTSKDQAEALPEYRDDMTVDFDYEERVRKAYRTPATTTATTTNYTHDNYTYDRDRELYDTNERDHGLLRLYEERLISDKDRYKAGEVAVGKKVETETAKASVPVESERVVVERRTPTEAGKKVAPGSVDFKEGEVARMEVYEEEAEIGKEAFVREEVNVRKEVDRDTVTAQEKLRREELDVDVEGNPTVRRER; encoded by the coding sequence ATGGCACTTGCGAAAGTAGCAGATTATTACCCTAATTATAAACGCGAAATATTTAACGGTAAAGACATCAAAGGCTTTGATGTTTATGCTGGCACAACCAACGAAAAAATCGGCACAGTTCACGACGCTTTAGTTGATGAAACTGGTCGTTTTCGTTATTTCGTAATCGACACAGGCTTTTGGATTTTTGGGAAAAAAGTATTACTTCCCATTGGTAATTCTCGCATCGATTACGATCGCGGCAACGTTTATGCTCTGAGTTTGACCAGTAAAGACCAAGCAGAAGCTTTACCAGAGTATAGAGACGACATGACCGTTGACTTCGACTACGAAGAGCGCGTCAGAAAAGCTTATCGCACCCCAGCAACTACCACGGCAACCACTACCAACTATACTCACGATAACTACACATACGATCGCGATCGCGAACTTTACGACACCAATGAACGGGATCATGGCTTGTTACGCTTGTATGAAGAGCGTCTGATTTCCGACAAAGACCGCTACAAAGCTGGTGAAGTAGCAGTTGGTAAAAAAGTAGAAACTGAAACTGCGAAAGCTTCTGTACCCGTAGAAAGCGAGCGCGTTGTCGTTGAGCGTCGCACCCCTACGGAGGCTGGGAAAAAAGTGGCTCCCGGTAGTGTTGACTTCAAAGAAGGTGAAGTAGCACGGATGGAAGTATACGAAGAAGAAGCAGAAATTGGTAAAGAAGCCTTTGTTCGCGAAGAAGTTAACGTCCGCAAAGAAGTAGACCGCGACACCGTAACTGCTCAAGAAAAACTACGTCGTGAAGAGTTAGATGTAGATGTGGAAGGAAATCCTACCGTTCGCCGCGAGCGGTAA